The Canis aureus isolate CA01 chromosome 6, VMU_Caureus_v.1.0, whole genome shotgun sequence genome contains the following window.
gctACAAGACGAGTATTCGGGGCGGGGAATAATCACCTGGGGCCTGCTCCCTGGTCCGTACAGTCTTGGAGTGAGTAGAACCTGGGGGAAGGGCCGTctccaggggcagggaggaaCAAAAGAGAATGACAGCCCAGGGACAAAGTTCCTGAAAACAAATTAACCCTTCTCTTTCTCAGGAGCCCCAGAAAAACATCTATCGTCTGTTGAACACAGCCTTCGGCCTGGTGCACATGTCTGCTCACAGCTCTCTGGTCTGCCCCCTGTCCTTGGGTGGGAGCCTGGGGCTCCGGCCTGAACCACCTGTCACTTTTCCTCACCTACGTTATGATGTAAGGCTCGAGGCTCTTGTTCACACCGCAGGTAGAGACAGCACCCTCCCTGACCCCCGACCGGCCACTGCACCAGTTAGCAGCCCTAGTCTCAAGGCCTCAGTTTGGACTCCTCCACAATGCAGCACACTGTCCTCTGCATGTCCGGCCTCAGGCCAAACATAGCCTCGCTTTGTCCCAGGGCATCTGGACCTCTCTGCCGTGTTCATTCTGCTTCCACACTCTGCTTACCAGACCCGAAAGCTAAGTACCCTTGCTGGTATCTTCTTTATAGGCTGCTCTGCCCTTCCACTGTGGTGCCATCCTGGCTACAGCCCTGGACACACTCACGGTTCCTTACCGCCTACGGTCCTCACCAGTTTCCATGGTTCATCTGGCTGATACGCTAAACTTCTCTGGGAAAAAGGTGTGGAGCTTTGGGAAGGCCGGGCTGGAGTTGAGAAAGAGCTCAGTTACTTGATCTCTCCTTTACCTTTAGGTGGTGACAGCAGCAGCAACCATCCCCTTCCCCTTGGTCCCAGGCCAGTCCCTTCCTGATGCCCTGGTGCAGCTTGGAGGAGCTGCAGCATGGACCCCACTGTCTGCATGTGGGGATCCTTCTGGAACCTGCTGCTTTGCCCAGTCAGTGGTGCTGAGGGGTGTAGACAGAGCATACCACACCAGGTGAGGATGGGCGTTCTTAGGAGCCCTTGTCAGACTTGTGACTCAGATCCTTTCCCTCCTCACACCCCGGGACATCCTAGTAGCACTGCCTCTTCCTCGCTTTGcccaacattaaaagaaaaaagagacccTCAGCATCCCACTTGGGCTGACAGCCTGAGAAGGGAAGAACCCAATTCCATGTCCACACTGCCATGGACTTAAAGGCAGTTTTGGCTTTGTTCTGCAGTCAGCTCGTCCCGGGAACACCTCTGCCTTCGCCACTCCATGCCTGCACCGCCGGGGAGGATGTCCTGGCTCAGTAtttacagcagcagcagcctcgGGTCAGGAGGTCAGTGTGATGCTGGCTCTCCCTGCCCACACCTTAGACTTTCCTCAACTTCTCACTCAGCTGCTACCCTCATCCCCACAGCTCTGCCCACCTGCTGCTGGCGCCCTGCCAGGTGACTCCTCCATACCCCTGCCTTTTCTCCCCAAGCCTCAGCCGGCACGGTTTGGTTCTGGATGGCCCACCATCTGGGGCAGGTAGGTGGGCGAAGGGAACAGACAGGTTTCACTCAGTGCCTGCTAGAAGAAAGCACTGAAATGCACAGGTAAACATCCCTTTATTCACCCGGTTGGCTCCTGAAGGTAGTGGCCCTCCTCCAGAGCACCAGCCTGCCAAGGGGCCAGCACAGAGTGTGCACTGAGCTCACACCCCAGCCAGGCCTGCGGTTTGCCCAGACCTCCCCTTCTGCACAGCAGAGCCTGAGTGAGGAAAACCACTGGCAGGCTCCCCTTTTTCTCCCTTCACAGCTGTGGAGAGCATCCCAGTACTTGGGGCCCTCTGTTCGTCATCCACCTTGAGTCGGACCCTGGGAGATTTGGCTCGAGACCTTGGCAAACTGGACGTGCGGCGCTGGGCCAGCTTCATGGATGCCGGACTCGAGCAGGGGGACCTGGAGGAGGCGCTGCAGGAGCTGGGCAATCTGGCCCAGTGCTACCAGGGTGCAGACAGCCTCGCAAACTAAGATATTCCCAGCAGAGGAAAGACCTGGTTTATAATAAACACTGTGGCTGCAGGAGCTCAGTGTTCTGGGCCCAGTTACACCAGCATGGGTGTGTGCTCCTTTACAAACACTGTGACCAGGTCACAGAACAATAAATATGCGCCATGGGACCAAGGGGAAAATGGTAGAAAAGGAGACAAGCCCTACTCTCCCCACTGCTGTGCACACGCAGCTTCTGGAGACCTGGAGCCACGTGTAAGCCCATGCTGCCATCCAGCCCCGGTCTGCCCGTGTCCTTGTCCTCAGCCCCTGCTCCTCCAGCTCTGCGTCCTGAGCTCAAGGGTGTCCCAGCAAAATACAAGTGCCCTCTTTTGGGGGGCCGGTGAGGGTAGTGAGTGCAAATGACACCCCTGTGCTCCCAGTCACCCATCCAACTCCTCCTCAGACAGAAGGTCTCCACGGTCAGACAGCTGGTCTGTGTTGCTCGTACTGGTGGCATCATCCTCCTCCTCGGAGCTGGCCTCGCAGGCCGTGTGGAAGAGCTGCATAAGTTCTCGGAAACGGTGAGAAACCTAGCACAACAACAGGACATTTTCACATGTATTAAGCGCTGCAGGCTGACACGAATACAGTCACATGTTCCACACAGTGAGGCGGTGAGGGCTGCATCCTCCTCCCAGATAAGGGAATTCAAGGCAAGAGGCTTAATGTTTGGCCCCAAATTATACCactcctaaaaacaaaaccagaatggAATCTGTTGGACATCTACCTCAAAATCCAATGCCCTTTCTCTTCTAGAAGCGCTACTAACCCTGAGGAGTCAAGCCCCTCTTCAGGGCCTCCGGGGCATGTCTCCTAGTTGGCCACCCTGTCCTCCATGCCAGGCCCTGTCCTAGATCCCCCTGGGGCTTGGAGCTCTAGCAGGGCTCTACCACTTACCTCAGTAGGGGTCTTATTTCCCAGCTGCTGGGAGATGCTGCTGAAAGTCTGTGGCTGTGCTCCTTtctcctggcacatagtgagaATCACGCGGTCAGCTTCCCTGGAACCCATGTACCATGATTAGTCCCAGATAAGGAACAGGGATGTGTTCCACACAGTTTATACACATGTCATCCCTCCCCACCTACCTTGTCCACAGGACCACCTTTTCCCCAGTGGAGCTGACCTTGCTGTTGTTGGCACACACTGTAGCTTCTGTGGCCTTCAGGGGCTGTTCTCCCACAGGGCCCTTGCCCTGGATCTCACCATCTTTAGCCGAGCTTCCCCTAGAGGCTTTGCAAGAAGTCGCTGAAGTGTCAATTCCTGATGAAGATTCACAAACAGGGGCCCTCCTGTTCGCTGTCCTCACCCCAGCTCTGCCCAACAGCAAGCAACTCTCTGGAGCATCTGAGATCTCAGGCACCAGGCTTCTCCCTGAGTCTCTGGTCCTTGAAGAAACGGGGCTCAGGAAGGGAGCACAGGGCTCTGCAGTGCTGGGCCATCTCTCGGTTTCCGAGGCATCCCATGTTGGCATGGAAGCCTGTGGCTCGCCCAGTGCCTCCTGTTCCTTCCCTTCATTCTGAAGTCTGGGGGATGCCTGAGGGCAGGAGAGGACCTCAGGACCGGCCTGGTTTCGCCTAACGGTGCAGAGCACGCTTTCAGTACTGGAGGAGAGCTTAacactccctggtgagcagggcaGTGGGCCAGCCAGGGCGGGCTGGGCTGTAGAAGTCACTTCTTGAGGGGACAGTGAAGTGCTCCCCATTGCCAATCCTGcttgggaagaaaataaagatctaagGGTATGGACAGGGTCAAAACGTACCTAGGACTGCGAGTTACCACAGGGTTGTGCAAGGGTGCTGCAGTGACGAAGCCCTGGCCTCAAATCAAAGActgaggtgagggcaggggcTAAAGTCACTGATATAAGAGACACAAGGCCAGGTGGGCAGTGGGCAGGGTGCAGGTCCAGGGGGTCtggagggcaggggggagagCACATTTATCATGCTGG
Protein-coding sequences here:
- the MSTO1 gene encoding protein misato homolog 1 isoform X1, producing MAGGAREVLTLQLGHFAGFVGAHWWNQQDAALCAPTDAKEPPGELSPDVLYRAGRTPHGQETYTPRLILMDLKGSLSSLKQEGGLYSDRQLDAAIAWQGKLTTHKEELCPKNPYYLQDLQSAEGVLSSDGIWRVKSIPNVKGAPPFTTATAPKPHVPTEGSIKVWSDFLSVHLHPRSICMIQKYNHDGEAGRLEAFGQGESILKEPRYLEELEDRLHFYLEECDYLQGFQILCDLHNGFSGVGAKATELLQDEYSGRGIITWGLLPGPYSLGEPQKNIYRLLNTAFGLVHMSAHSSLVCPLSLGGSLGLRPEPPVTFPHLRYDAALPFHCGAILATALDTLTVPYRLRSSPVSMVHLADTLNFSGKKVVTAAATIPFPLVPGQSLPDALVQLGGAAAWTPLSACGDPSGTCCFAQSVVLRGVDRAYHTSQLVPGTPLPSPLHACTAGEDVLAQYLQQQQPRVRSSAHLLLAPCQVTPPYPCLFSPSLSRHGLVLDGPPSGAAVESIPVLGALCSSSTLSRTLGDLARDLGKLDVRRWASFMDAGLEQGDLEEALQELGNLAQCYQGADSLAN
- the MSTO1 gene encoding protein misato homolog 1 isoform X2, with protein sequence MAGGAREVLTLQLGHFAGFVGAHWWNQQDAALCAPTDAKEPPGELSPDVLYRAGRTPHGQETYTPRLILMDLKGSLSSLKQEGGLYSDRQLDAAIAWQGKLTTHKEELCPKNPYYLQDLQSAEGVLSSDGIWRVKSIPNVKGAPPFTTATAPKPHVPTEGSIKVWSDFLSVHLHPRSICMIQKYNHDGEAGRLEAFGQGESILKEPRYLEELEDRLHFYLEECDYLQGFQILCDLHNGFSGVGAKATELLQDEYSGRGIITWGLLPGPYSLGEPQKNIYRLLNTAFGLVHMSAHSSLVCPLSLGGSLGLRPEPPVTFPHLRYDAALPFHCGAILATALDTLTVPYRLRSSPVSMVHLADTLNFSGKKVVTAAATIPFPLVPGQSLPDALVQLGGAAAWTPLSACGDPSGTCCFAQSVVLRGVDRAYHTSQLVPGTPLPSPLHACTAGEDVLAQYLQQQQPRVRSSAHLLLAPCQVTPPYPCLFSPSLSRHGLVLDGPPSGAGRLPFFSLHSCGEHPSTWGPLFVIHLESDPGRFGSRPWQTGRAALGQLHGCRTRAGGPGGGAAGAGQSGPVLPGCRQPRKLRYSQQRKDLVYNKHCGCRSSVFWAQLHQHGCVLLYKHCDQVTEQ